From one uncultured Paludibacter sp. genomic stretch:
- a CDS encoding hypothetical protein (Evidence 5 : Unknown function) produces the protein MRKPILIVLTLFFLIQLSAQDYSNKFDYKLGAGLGFMGNGDLTTVTFENEVTYKLNKYFSSAISFEIGRSIKNMVANNDYLERGINVFISPFKNNRRNNFKIGGGYSYINTSSTYIGAVYYIPNYEVKYVYEENSYNAFNIIIEDEYKINSRFLVGLKAYTIGNMDQGGILSGGMVKFGIAL, from the coding sequence ATGAGAAAGCCTATTTTAATTGTTTTAACTCTGTTTTTTTTAATACAACTTTCAGCGCAAGATTATTCTAATAAATTTGATTACAAGCTGGGGGCAGGATTGGGATTTATGGGAAACGGAGATTTAACCACGGTTACTTTTGAAAATGAAGTAACTTATAAATTAAACAAATATTTTTCATCAGCAATAAGTTTCGAGATTGGGCGAAGTATTAAAAATATGGTTGCTAATAACGATTATTTGGAAAGAGGTATTAATGTGTTTATTTCTCCTTTTAAAAATAACAGACGAAATAACTTTAAGATTGGTGGTGGTTATAGTTATATTAATACTTCAAGTACATATATTGGAGCCGTGTATTATATTCCTAACTATGAAGTAAAATACGTCTACGAAGAGAATTCTTATAATGCTTTTAATATAATAATAGAGGATGAATATAAGATTAACTCTCGTTTTCTGGTTGGATTAAAAGCATATACTATTGGAAATATGGACCAAGGAGGAATACTAAGTGGCGGTATGGTCAAATTTGGTATTGCACTATAA
- a CDS encoding conserved hypothetical protein (Evidence 4 : Unknown function but conserved in other organisms): MKKFFAISSILIILVLSGIIYFKYFFVVTDDGVKAGELNYIVHKGYLFKTYEGKLIQSGLRSSSKITNGNPTAVQSNEFEFSVVDKNLADSLMLNSGKNMVLHYKEYNGALPWRGFSKYVVDKIITIDRTSTP, encoded by the coding sequence ATGAAAAAGTTTTTCGCAATATCTTCTATTTTAATTATCCTTGTTTTATCGGGAATTATTTACTTTAAATATTTTTTTGTAGTTACTGATGATGGAGTAAAAGCCGGAGAATTAAATTACATCGTACATAAAGGATATCTTTTCAAAACTTACGAGGGAAAATTGATACAATCCGGACTTCGTTCATCTAGCAAAATTACTAACGGAAATCCTACGGCTGTACAATCCAATGAGTTTGAATTTTCAGTTGTGGATAAAAATTTAGCAGATTCGCTTATGCTTAATAGTGGGAAAAATATGGTACTTCATTATAAAGAATACAACGGAGCACTTCCTTGGCGGGGTTTTAGCAAATATGTAGTAGATAAAATTATTACCATAGATAGAACCTCTACTCCATAA
- the mro gene encoding Aldose 1-epimerase → MEEKIINGKKVTIYTLKNKSGMSADITNYGAKVVRLFVPDKNKKTTDVVLGFDTLDEITTKETYYGVVCGRFANRIGNGKFTLDGKEYTLAVNNGPNHLHGGIEGFNMKVWDVVSVSENKLVLHYLSPDGEESYPGNLDVTVTYEVSDDNQLKIHYEATTDKPTVVALTNHSYFNLKGTGEGSIEDHYLQLNADFHTALDENTCPTGEVLKVDATPYDFRKPALLKERIYDEVYKPNRGMDDNFVIRKSQPHELALAGYVYTPSNGLKMEVYTTKPGVQIYTDNWQEPTVGKQGKTYEQYSAICLEAQGFPNAPNLPHFPSAVLRPGEKYDEWCNYKFSVE, encoded by the coding sequence ATGGAAGAAAAAATAATAAACGGCAAAAAAGTAACTATTTACACACTGAAAAACAAATCGGGAATGTCAGCCGATATTACCAATTACGGTGCAAAAGTAGTTCGACTTTTTGTTCCCGATAAAAATAAAAAAACTACCGATGTTGTTCTTGGATTTGATACGCTGGACGAAATTACCACCAAAGAAACCTATTATGGAGTAGTTTGCGGACGTTTTGCAAACCGCATCGGGAACGGAAAATTCACGTTAGACGGAAAAGAATATACGCTTGCCGTCAATAACGGACCAAATCATCTTCACGGAGGAATTGAGGGATTTAACATGAAAGTTTGGGACGTGGTTTCCGTTTCTGAGAACAAACTTGTTCTTCATTATCTTTCTCCTGATGGCGAAGAAAGTTATCCCGGAAATTTGGATGTAACGGTAACTTATGAAGTTTCTGACGACAATCAACTGAAAATTCATTACGAAGCTACCACAGATAAACCAACTGTAGTTGCATTAACAAACCACTCATATTTCAACTTAAAAGGTACAGGCGAAGGAAGCATTGAAGATCATTATTTGCAATTAAACGCCGATTTCCACACTGCTTTGGATGAAAATACGTGTCCTACAGGCGAAGTATTGAAGGTAGACGCAACTCCGTATGATTTCCGTAAACCAGCTTTGTTGAAAGAGAGAATTTACGATGAAGTTTATAAACCAAATCGTGGAATGGACGATAATTTTGTGATTCGTAAATCGCAGCCGCACGAATTAGCTTTAGCCGGATATGTTTACACTCCTTCAAACGGATTAAAAATGGAAGTTTATACAACTAAACCAGGCGTGCAAATTTATACTGATAACTGGCAGGAACCAACTGTTGGGAAACAAGGTAAAACCTACGAACAGTACAGCGCTATCTGTCTCGAAGCACAAGGATTTCCAAATGCACCAAACTTACCGCATTTCCCGAGTGCAGTTTTGCGCCCCGGAGAAAAATACGATGAATGGTGTAATTATAAGTTTTCAGTGGAGTAA
- the galK gene encoding galactokinase (Evidence 2a : Function from experimental evidences in other organisms; PubMedId : 13977183, 200486, 3158881, 7966338; Product type e : enzyme), with the protein MQVSELKKAFKEAYGHEAEAVYFSPGRVNLIGEHTDYNGGFVFPCALSFGTYLLLRKNGEKHIEFRSLNQPEIVKVPMDKVTERLENKSWANYPLGVIAQFFKRDLGFDYGFDILIWGNVPNGAGLSSSASLEVVTAFALNNQLGTNLDRTELAKIGQKAEHEFALVNCGIMDQFASSQGKKDHAIFLNCDTLDFELVPVKLNGVKVVISNTHSPHKLDSGAYNQRVAECKKAVEQLNTIRPIKYLAELTEEEFKKVEKAITDETAHKRARHVVGEVQRTTDAVKALKAGELEKFGELMNASHISLRDDYEVTGPELDAMAEAAWKIKGVIGSRMTGGGFGGCTVSLVKDEAIDEFIEKVGKEYEEKIGIKPDFYIAEIGDGATKILN; encoded by the coding sequence ATGCAAGTATCAGAATTAAAAAAAGCATTCAAAGAAGCATACGGACACGAAGCTGAAGCCGTATATTTTTCTCCGGGACGTGTAAATCTAATTGGAGAACATACCGATTATAACGGCGGATTTGTTTTTCCCTGCGCGTTGAGTTTTGGAACGTATCTTTTATTGCGCAAAAACGGCGAAAAACACATCGAATTCCGCTCCCTCAATCAACCGGAAATAGTAAAAGTGCCTATGGATAAAGTTACGGAACGGCTTGAAAACAAATCTTGGGCAAATTATCCTCTGGGAGTTATTGCTCAATTTTTCAAACGCGATTTGGGTTTTGATTACGGTTTTGATATTTTAATATGGGGAAACGTTCCAAATGGAGCCGGATTATCTTCTTCGGCATCATTGGAAGTGGTTACCGCTTTTGCTTTGAACAACCAACTCGGAACCAATCTTGACCGTACGGAATTGGCAAAAATCGGTCAAAAAGCCGAACACGAATTTGCCCTTGTTAATTGCGGAATTATGGATCAGTTTGCAAGTTCACAAGGTAAAAAAGACCACGCAATATTTTTGAATTGCGATACGCTGGATTTTGAACTTGTTCCTGTAAAATTGAATGGGGTAAAAGTGGTAATTTCTAACACACACAGCCCACATAAATTAGATTCAGGCGCTTATAACCAACGAGTTGCCGAATGTAAAAAAGCGGTGGAACAACTGAACACAATTCGTCCTATTAAATATTTAGCTGAACTAACCGAGGAAGAATTCAAAAAAGTAGAAAAAGCCATCACGGATGAAACTGCTCACAAACGTGCGCGTCACGTTGTTGGTGAAGTTCAACGCACAACCGATGCTGTAAAAGCATTAAAAGCAGGCGAATTGGAAAAATTCGGGGAATTGATGAACGCATCGCACATTTCACTACGCGATGATTATGAAGTAACCGGACCAGAATTGGATGCAATGGCTGAAGCTGCTTGGAAAATTAAGGGTGTCATCGGTTCACGCATGACAGGCGGAGGTTTTGGCGGTTGCACCGTTTCATTGGTAAAAGACGAAGCCATCGACGAATTTATAGAAAAAGTAGGTAAAGAATACGAAGAAAAAATCGGTATTAAACCCGACTTTTACATTGCTGAAATTGGTGATGGCGCCACAAAAATTCTGAATTAA